One segment of Anatilimnocola aggregata DNA contains the following:
- a CDS encoding LLM class flavin-dependent oxidoreductase, whose amino-acid sequence MIDVISGGRLIAGLVVGGGPEYYSFSINPTNARAMYTEALDLVVRAWTEPGPFEHYGEFWKLKYVNPWPRPLQQPHPPIWIPGAGSKETIEFVPNAAMPTWHSLFSRRLLPTQLRYVREACQKNGYEADPEQLGWLCPITLPRVTRKPGKNTKSTSCSSRRSCSRPGGLSAWLHQSAVARGHSSGLEEVPDEREDAAGNRRRRVCHCRQPCHRAR is encoded by the coding sequence ATGATCGATGTCATCAGCGGCGGCCGACTGATTGCCGGTCTCGTCGTCGGTGGCGGCCCCGAGTACTACAGCTTTTCGATCAACCCGACCAACGCGCGCGCCATGTACACCGAAGCGCTCGATCTGGTGGTGCGAGCTTGGACGGAGCCCGGCCCCTTCGAGCACTACGGCGAGTTCTGGAAGCTGAAGTATGTGAATCCTTGGCCGCGGCCCTTGCAGCAGCCCCACCCGCCGATCTGGATTCCCGGTGCGGGAAGCAAAGAGACAATCGAGTTCGTGCCGAACGCCGCTATGCCTACATGGCATTCCCTATTTTCACGTCGACTTCTTCCAACGCAACTTCGATATGTTCGCGAAGCGTGCCAGAAGAACGGCTATGAAGCCGATCCCGAGCAGTTGGGCTGGCTCTGCCCGATTACGTTGCCGAGAGTGACGAGAAAGCCTGGGAAGAATACGAAAAGCACTTCATGTTCTTCGCGCAGAAGTTGCTCAAGGCCTGGTGGTCTTTCCGCCTGGCTACACCAGTCCGCGGTCGCTCGTGGGCATTCATCAGGCCTTGAAGAAGTTCCTGATGAACGTGAAGACGCGGCAGGAAATCGAAGACGGCGCGTATGCCATTGTCGGCAGCCCTGCCACCGTGCGCGATAA